A region of Campylobacter suis DNA encodes the following proteins:
- a CDS encoding class I SAM-dependent methyltransferase encodes MSDAITNKLEHAYDELTYPSAAFRFSSPLRLEACATLLGLSPANTKKARVLEIGCSYGGNLIPFAIANPEAKVLGIDLSNEHIQKGKAIVADMGIKNLELMRKDITSLSPDDVKGYEKFDYIIVHGVFSWVPANVRDAILNIIKEFLAPHGVAYVSYNVYPGWKIKDILRQIMFQAASGANNQIEQVKKAKEALEVYKKFLIDCKNETIPADQLIYFINSTLLKSESYIAHEFLDPINQPFYFREFADMLEKRQLSYLCESNLDDIFAPGLDNEGAMSFMQENMPHRYDQEQFMDFFSNKTFRASLILHKEAYDSVHGREIGPNDFAKLNIVADFKLYDGKWVSKDYTAVKDKTAWLSDVFSRIYPQSASLPQILELLESEKKLSAYTALIDIVGLKDTNFAVREFESISYEVGKTRLKPEYAKYIKHFLHSSDNLISFANCFNENMKFSKADCYLALKFDGVNTLAQIVDEYLKFIKKNDVKIVSKDNKELKGEKLKKHARLAVAQLEFMLKEAYFLEEYIS; translated from the coding sequence ATGAGTGATGCTATAACAAATAAACTAGAACACGCTTATGACGAGCTTACTTATCCTTCAGCGGCATTTAGATTCTCATCGCCGTTAAGACTTGAGGCGTGTGCAACGCTTTTAGGACTTAGTCCAGCCAATACAAAAAAAGCAAGAGTGCTTGAGATAGGCTGCTCTTATGGTGGGAATCTCATCCCCTTTGCTATTGCAAATCCAGAGGCAAAGGTGCTTGGCATAGACCTTAGTAACGAGCATATCCAAAAAGGTAAAGCCATTGTTGCTGATATGGGCATAAAAAATTTAGAGCTTATGAGAAAGGATATAACAAGCCTAAGCCCAGATGATGTAAAGGGGTATGAAAAATTTGATTACATCATAGTACACGGCGTTTTTAGCTGGGTTCCTGCAAATGTTCGTGACGCGATACTTAATATCATTAAAGAATTTCTTGCTCCACATGGTGTTGCATATGTTTCGTATAATGTCTATCCTGGCTGGAAGATAAAAGATATATTGCGACAAATAATGTTTCAAGCAGCAAGTGGTGCTAATAATCAGATCGAGCAAGTAAAAAAGGCAAAAGAGGCGCTTGAAGTTTATAAAAAATTTCTCATTGATTGCAAAAACGAAACTATCCCAGCTGATCAGCTTATTTACTTTATAAATAGCACGCTGCTAAAGAGTGAAAGCTATATAGCCCATGAGTTTTTAGATCCTATAAATCAGCCTTTTTACTTTAGGGAATTTGCTGATATGCTTGAAAAAAGGCAGTTAAGTTATCTTTGTGAGAGCAATCTTGATGATATATTTGCGCCTGGTCTTGATAATGAAGGTGCTATGAGTTTTATGCAAGAAAATATGCCACACCGCTATGATCAAGAGCAGTTTATGGACTTTTTTTCAAATAAGACATTTCGTGCCAGCCTTATCTTACATAAAGAGGCCTATGATAGTGTGCATGGACGCGAGATAGGTCCAAATGACTTTGCAAAACTAAATATCGTCGCAGACTTTAAGCTTTATGACGGCAAGTGGGTTTCAAAAGACTATACGGCTGTAAAAGATAAGACGGCTTGGCTTAGCGATGTTTTTAGTAGAATTTATCCACAAAGCGCCAGCTTACCGCAAATTTTAGAACTTTTAGAGTCTGAGAAAAAACTTAGTGCATACACAGCTTTGATAGATATTGTAGGTTTAAAAGATACGAATTTTGCTGTTAGAGAGTTTGAGAGTATCTCTTATGAAGTTGGAAAAACTCGTCTAAAACCAGAGTATGCGAAATATATCAAACACTTTTTGCATAGCAGCGATAACCTTATATCATTTGCAAATTGTTTTAATGAAAATATGAAATTTTCAAAAGCTGATTGTTATTTGGCATTAAAATTTGATGGTGTTAATACTCTTGCGCAGATAGTTGATGAGTATCTTAAATTTATTAAGAAAAATGATGTAAAGATAGTTTCAAAAGACAACAAAGAGCTAAAGGGCGAAAAGCTTAAAAAACACGCAAGACTGGCTGTTGCACAGCTTGAGTTTATGCTAAAAGAGGCGTATTTTTTAGAAGAGTATATTAGTTAA
- a CDS encoding ABC transporter ATP-binding protein, whose product MIDIDIKKRLNGANGEFILDAKMQILNGEFVCIYGKSGSGKTTLLRILAGFETPESGKILAFNKSFFDAKKYINLTPQSRNIGFLFQDYALFENMNVYKNLLFAKDDKKFADELLEMMQISALKNARIAELSGGQKQRVALARAIMRRPEILLLDEPLSALDNAMREHLQGFLLALHEKFKMSIILVSHDVSEIYKLCSKVFVLENGTITDIATPKEIFLKQSGSKKLAFNAKVLEILHRDAAWIALVLVQNQLCRVVLSESEARNLSQGDDALLSVKAFGANLTKIG is encoded by the coding sequence ATGATAGATATTGATATAAAAAAGCGACTAAATGGCGCAAATGGCGAGTTTATCTTGGATGCAAAGATGCAAATTTTAAATGGCGAGTTTGTTTGTATTTATGGAAAAAGTGGTAGTGGAAAGACAACGCTGCTACGAATTTTGGCTGGTTTTGAGACGCCAGAGAGTGGTAAAATTTTAGCTTTTAACAAGAGTTTTTTTGATGCTAAAAAGTATATAAATTTAACCCCACAAAGCCGAAATATAGGCTTTTTGTTTCAAGATTACGCACTTTTTGAAAATATGAATGTTTATAAAAATTTACTTTTTGCAAAAGATGATAAAAAATTTGCTGATGAGCTACTTGAGATGATGCAAATATCTGCTCTTAAAAACGCTAGGATAGCAGAACTTTCAGGCGGACAAAAGCAGCGTGTGGCATTAGCTCGTGCGATAATGCGTCGTCCAGAAATTTTACTACTTGATGAGCCACTTTCAGCTCTTGATAATGCCATGCGCGAGCATTTACAGGGCTTTTTACTTGCGCTACATGAAAAGTTTAAAATGAGTATCATCTTAGTAAGCCATGATGTGAGCGAAATTTATAAGCTTTGTTCAAAAGTTTTTGTGCTTGAAAATGGCACTATAACGGACATAGCAACTCCAAAAGAGATATTTTTAAAACAGTCTGGTTCAAAAAAGCTAGCTTTTAATGCAAAGGTGCTTGAAATTTTACACCGTGATGCTGCATGGATAGCCCTTGTGCTCGTACAAAATCAGCTTTGTCGCGTGGTGCTTAGCGAAAGCGAAGCTAGAAATTTATCTCAAGGCGATGATGCGTTGCTTAGCGTTAAAGCATTTGGCGCAAATTTAACAAAGATAGGATAG
- a CDS encoding DNA ligase: MRQFIILLAFLLNFAFGIELLRLGEFKDQNVSGWLASEKLDGIRAYWDGQNLLSKNGVKFASPSEFVADFPPFALDGELFIGREKFELVQSVVMDKKPDILAWKDVKFYVFDVPDASGGLLSRLDVLQKFLQKQPNEKIKIIEQILIPDNAWLKIFISQIIKNGGEGAVLREANAPYERKRSQNALKLKPFFDTECEVVAINQGKGKYKNVMGSLVCKDLKSKKIFKIGSGFSDEMRKNPPKIGEIITYKYQNLTKNGLPRFPVFLRIRKD, translated from the coding sequence GTGAGACAATTTATAATTTTACTTGCATTTTTGCTAAATTTTGCCTTTGGTATAGAGCTTTTAAGGCTTGGTGAGTTTAAGGATCAAAATGTAAGTGGCTGGCTTGCTAGTGAAAAGCTTGATGGCATAAGGGCTTACTGGGATGGGCAAAATTTACTTAGCAAAAATGGTGTTAAATTTGCCTCACCAAGCGAGTTTGTGGCTGATTTTCCGCCATTTGCTTTAGATGGCGAGCTGTTTATAGGTAGGGAAAAATTTGAGCTAGTTCAGTCTGTTGTGATGGATAAAAAACCAGATATTTTGGCATGGAAAGATGTAAAATTTTATGTTTTTGATGTGCCAGATGCAAGTGGTGGGCTTTTATCTAGACTTGATGTTTTGCAAAAATTTCTACAAAAACAGCCAAATGAAAAAATAAAAATTATAGAGCAAATTTTAATCCCTGATAATGCGTGGCTTAAAATTTTCATCTCACAAATTATAAAAAATGGCGGCGAGGGTGCAGTGCTGCGCGAAGCAAATGCACCTTATGAGCGAAAACGCAGCCAAAATGCGCTAAAACTAAAGCCATTTTTTGATACAGAGTGCGAGGTGGTGGCTATAAATCAGGGCAAAGGCAAGTATAAAAATGTAATGGGAAGCTTGGTTTGCAAGGATTTAAAAAGCAAAAAAATTTTTAAAATTGGCTCAGGCTTTAGCGATGAAATGCGCAAAAATCCGCCAAAAATTGGCGAGATAATCACATACAAATATCAAAATTTAACCAAAAATGGCTTGCCAAGATTTCCTGTGTTTTTACGAATTCGCAAGGATTAG
- the modB gene encoding molybdate ABC transporter permease subunit, giving the protein MIDLTPFYLSLKLALITTLVLFAFMLPLAFLFARKNFRGKAVFEAAFSLPLVLPPSVMGFYLLLFLSPYNAFGKFIEETFDVRLVFNFTGLVIASCIYSLPFMFAPLKSGFESLKPSLFETSYSLGKSPLSTLFRVALPNIKPNLLSAIVVTFAHTMGEFGVVLMIGGSVGGETKVVSIAIYEAVEMLDYGLAQTYALMMLGLSFVTLFLLYIFNQKVKI; this is encoded by the coding sequence ATGATAGACTTAACACCATTTTATCTTTCGCTAAAGCTTGCACTTATCACGACGCTCGTGCTTTTTGCCTTTATGTTACCACTTGCGTTTTTATTTGCTCGTAAAAATTTTCGTGGTAAAGCGGTTTTTGAGGCGGCTTTTTCTCTTCCGCTAGTGCTTCCCCCAAGTGTTATGGGCTTTTATCTTTTGCTATTTTTATCGCCTTATAATGCTTTTGGTAAATTTATCGAAGAGACTTTTGATGTAAGGCTTGTGTTTAACTTTACAGGTCTTGTGATAGCTAGCTGTATATACTCGCTTCCTTTTATGTTTGCACCCTTAAAATCAGGCTTTGAAAGCTTAAAACCAAGTCTTTTTGAGACAAGCTATTCGCTTGGGAAAAGTCCACTTAGCACACTTTTTCGTGTGGCTTTGCCAAACATAAAGCCAAATTTATTAAGTGCTATTGTAGTTACTTTTGCGCATACTATGGGTGAGTTTGGTGTAGTTTTGATGATAGGCGGAAGCGTGGGTGGCGAAACTAAGGTCGTAAGTATCGCTATTTATGAGGCTGTGGAAATGCTTGATTATGGTTTAGCACAAACTTATGCGCTTATGATGTTAGGGCTTAGCTTTGTTACTTTATTTTTATTGTATATTTTTAATCAAAAAGTTAAAATTTAG
- a CDS encoding LLM class flavin-dependent oxidoreductase: protein MKLSILNLAPLRKGQNQKDAIDALVRLAQHAENIGIKRYWIAEHHNMSNLASSATQLLIAHVLSQTNKICVGSGGVMLPNHSPYSIAEQYGTLQTLYSDRVELGLGRAPGTDSQTAKAIRRGGDIFGVYDFEAEISELRGYFDGTNAVKAYPANGLNVPFYILGSSTESAYLAAKLGLPYAFASHFAPRQLALAVSIYKQNFSPSKYLEKPYTIVGANVIIADTNEQATSLATTQTRFFLNVVTNGRDPLCPPARSDDEIFNSSKKAKNTPHFGPISFQQDALKERERAVVEQMTACSFIGSAKNVRDELVEFHAELGFDEIMAVSYIFDENLQFASYSALKQIVDEIKE from the coding sequence ATGAAACTATCTATCTTAAACTTAGCCCCACTACGAAAAGGTCAAAATCAAAAAGATGCTATAGATGCGCTAGTTCGCTTGGCTCAACATGCTGAAAATATCGGCATAAAGCGCTACTGGATAGCAGAACACCATAACATGTCAAACCTAGCAAGCTCAGCTACTCAGCTTCTTATAGCGCATGTTTTATCGCAAACTAATAAAATTTGTGTCGGCTCTGGTGGCGTAATGCTTCCAAATCATAGTCCTTACTCTATCGCCGAACAGTATGGCACACTTCAAACACTTTATTCTGACAGAGTTGAGCTAGGACTTGGTCGCGCGCCAGGCACAGATTCTCAAACAGCAAAAGCGATAAGGCGTGGCGGTGATATATTTGGCGTATATGACTTTGAGGCAGAAATTTCAGAACTTCGTGGCTATTTTGATGGTACAAACGCAGTAAAAGCCTATCCGGCAAATGGGCTTAATGTGCCATTTTATATACTAGGCTCAAGCACCGAAAGTGCATATCTTGCGGCAAAACTTGGACTTCCATATGCTTTTGCTTCACACTTTGCACCTAGGCAACTAGCTCTAGCAGTAAGTATCTACAAGCAAAATTTTAGCCCCTCAAAATATCTTGAAAAGCCTTACACAATCGTTGGCGCAAATGTCATTATCGCAGATACCAACGAGCAGGCAACAAGCCTTGCCACCACACAAACTCGATTTTTCTTAAATGTCGTAACAAACGGCAGAGATCCACTTTGTCCGCCTGCTAGAAGTGATGATGAAATTTTTAACTCATCTAAAAAAGCTAAAAACACACCTCACTTTGGACCTATCAGCTTTCAACAAGACGCATTAAAAGAGCGTGAGCGTGCAGTTGTAGAACAGATGACGGCGTGCTCTTTTATTGGATCAGCAAAAAACGTTCGCGATGAGCTTGTAGAATTTCATGCCGAACTTGGCTTTGATGAGATAATGGCTGTTAGCTATATTTTTGATGAAAATTTGCAATTTGCCTCATATTCAGCCCTAAAACAAATCGTTGATGAGATAAAAGAGTAG
- a CDS encoding 3'-5' exonuclease has protein sequence MAKNYICVFDCESIPDAMLIRKIYGFSGDDEQVGLQAFEMQKEQSGSSFLPIVFHQIVAISAVIADEYGKFIKVSTMEGDSEQEILTKFINFINEFNPRLVSFNGRGFDLPTIMARAMRYNLSAFAYFEVENRELNKSKWDNYRYRNSDRFHLDLLDHISDFGVVRGLKLDLLCASLNLPGKYDVHGDQVFELYHGGDIEKINEYCESDVLNTYWLFLKYELLRGRINKDDYANSLSVMSRFLRDKKELMGYTDVFCTAVANELERLEGKREYELEVGNSENFKDNFSDDYDEYLQKIDKSELSSHLAKNGLDGLLKKGADTSLKTKQKGGNLFEEKLPEINLNDE, from the coding sequence ATGGCAAAAAATTATATCTGTGTTTTTGACTGTGAAAGCATACCAGATGCTATGCTGATAAGAAAAATTTATGGCTTTAGTGGAGATGATGAGCAAGTCGGCTTGCAGGCTTTTGAAATGCAAAAAGAGCAAAGTGGTAGCAGTTTTTTGCCTATTGTGTTTCATCAGATAGTGGCTATATCGGCTGTGATCGCTGATGAGTATGGAAAGTTTATAAAAGTTAGCACTATGGAGGGCGACAGTGAGCAAGAAATTCTTACGAAATTTATAAATTTTATAAATGAGTTTAATCCTCGTCTTGTGAGTTTTAATGGCAGAGGCTTTGACTTACCGACCATTATGGCACGCGCAATGCGATATAATCTAAGTGCTTTTGCGTATTTTGAAGTGGAAAATCGTGAGCTAAACAAGAGCAAGTGGGATAACTATAGGTACCGTAACTCAGACCGCTTTCATCTTGATTTGCTTGATCATATAAGTGACTTTGGTGTGGTGCGTGGACTAAAGCTAGACCTGCTTTGCGCTAGCTTGAATTTGCCTGGTAAATACGATGTGCATGGGGATCAAGTTTTTGAGCTTTATCATGGTGGCGATATAGAAAAGATCAACGAATACTGCGAGTCTGATGTGCTAAATACCTACTGGCTGTTTTTAAAATATGAGCTTTTGCGTGGGCGTATAAACAAAGATGATTATGCAAATTCGCTAAGTGTCATGAGTAGGTTTTTACGCGATAAAAAGGAACTCATGGGCTATACGGATGTTTTTTGTACCGCTGTTGCTAATGAGCTTGAAAGGCTTGAAGGTAAAAGAGAGTATGAGCTAGAAGTTGGTAATAGTGAGAATTTTAAAGATAATTTTAGCGATGACTATGATGAGTATTTACAAAAAATAGATAAAAGCGAGCTAAGCTCTCATCTTGCTAAAAATGGACTTGATGGACTACTAAAAAAAGGAGCTGACACGAGTTTAAAAACAAAGCAAAAGGGTGGAAATTTATTTGAAGAAAAACTACCAGAGATAAATCTAAATGATGAGTAG